From one Parabacteroides sp. FAFU027 genomic stretch:
- a CDS encoding DUF6261 family protein: MRNFSTSKLTIRKLSTLSINLIGAVRKSGIPEAQQGAVFEELVNQDALFTLAIARSRYSSQNQSLTAISAERSRIISGFKGIVYNLTKSPIQAERDAANLLYPVFTSFGRSLTKTIISEQTGVINTFLAKLREQKYTDALNAINLSSWKSKVEELQQSFVDQYVDRDSDQKDINVTKSATGMREDLTDAINNYYEWIHATSIVNKQEIWKNLAETLMQNYNNAVSSISTSSDNTSSTDSSSSATKSETDSTAK; the protein is encoded by the coding sequence ATGAGAAATTTTTCTACTTCAAAACTGACAATTCGTAAATTGTCAACGTTATCCATCAATCTGATTGGCGCAGTGCGCAAGTCAGGAATCCCCGAGGCACAGCAAGGTGCTGTATTTGAGGAGTTAGTGAATCAGGATGCCTTATTCACACTTGCCATCGCCAGGAGCCGTTACAGCTCGCAGAACCAATCGCTTACAGCGATTTCAGCAGAGCGTAGCCGAATTATTTCAGGCTTCAAGGGCATAGTCTATAACCTGACTAAATCACCGATTCAGGCTGAACGGGATGCAGCAAACCTGCTCTATCCGGTATTCACCAGTTTCGGTAGAAGTCTGACTAAAACCATTATCAGCGAACAGACTGGTGTGATCAACACTTTTTTGGCAAAGCTTAGAGAGCAAAAGTACACTGATGCTCTCAATGCCATTAATCTATCCAGTTGGAAATCAAAAGTGGAGGAGCTGCAACAATCATTTGTAGACCAATACGTTGACCGTGACTCCGACCAGAAAGACATCAATGTTACCAAGTCGGCTACGGGTATGCGTGAAGATCTGACGGATGCCATCAATAACTATTACGAATGGATCCATGCTACTTCGATTGTAAACAAGCAGGAGATTTGGAAAAATCTGGCAGAAACGCTGATGCAGAACTACAACAACGCTGTTTCGAGCATTTCCACAAGCTCTGACAATACGAGCTCTACTGACAGCAGTTCATCTGCAACAAAGAGTGAAACTGATAGTACGGCAAAGTAA
- a CDS encoding T9SS type A sorting domain-containing protein, translating to MKSILLLFSSILLCAYLQAQIPAFPGAEGSGMYTSGGRGGKILYVTSLADDGSVGTLRWALNQTGPRIIMFKVAGVIPLTNKIQITNGNLTIAGQSAPGDGICLKNYPVLVSANNVIIRFMRFRMGDEAAAVNPTFGWDGADAIWGRNLSNVILDHCSMSWSIDECASFYDNKNFTMQWCILSESLRYSFHTKVSHGYGGIWGGAPASFHHNLLACHDSRNPRFCGSQNTNNPSIEKVDFRNNVIYNWGNNSGYGGEGGSHNIINNYYRSGPATRVGEVNYRIFSPWPDDGSSSQPAGVWGVFHLSGNVMKNSPFVTADNWLGFQPYYLGTKPLSDLQLFTPFPMAYVTTQSAEDAYLRVTSYAGASLKRDAVDSRIINNVLNGTISCSAGSNGSTGGLIDSQSDVGGWPAYNFNPEDVPTDTDKDGMPDSWETAHGLDPNNPADGPLISSGESYTNVEVYLNELVKQITDSQMANSSGIVNSTVNSLRIYPNPVTDGDIICIASDAPIQRVQIFSIEGLKVIEVNIPENVSSIPARGFNAGVYVILVTLQNGFIIQKMVIKE from the coding sequence ATGAAATCAATACTCCTTTTATTTAGCAGCATCCTTTTGTGTGCATATTTGCAGGCTCAAATACCCGCATTTCCGGGAGCAGAAGGCAGCGGTATGTACACATCCGGGGGAAGAGGAGGGAAAATCTTATATGTTACCTCCCTGGCAGATGATGGCTCGGTAGGGACATTACGCTGGGCATTAAATCAGACTGGTCCCAGGATTATTATGTTTAAAGTGGCAGGAGTAATTCCTTTGACCAACAAGATTCAAATCACGAATGGCAATCTTACCATTGCTGGTCAAAGTGCGCCGGGGGATGGCATTTGTTTGAAAAACTATCCGGTATTGGTATCGGCCAATAATGTTATTATCCGCTTTATGCGTTTCAGGATGGGCGATGAAGCAGCGGCAGTCAATCCTACCTTTGGCTGGGATGGGGCTGATGCGATATGGGGGCGTAATTTGTCTAATGTAATCCTTGATCACTGTTCCATGAGTTGGAGCATAGATGAGTGTGCCTCCTTCTATGATAATAAGAATTTTACTATGCAGTGGTGCATACTGTCTGAGAGCTTGCGTTATTCGTTTCATACAAAAGTTTCACACGGCTATGGTGGTATATGGGGAGGTGCACCTGCCAGCTTTCACCACAATCTCCTGGCTTGCCACGATAGTCGTAATCCCCGTTTTTGTGGAAGCCAGAATACCAATAATCCGTCAATTGAAAAGGTCGATTTCCGAAACAATGTCATCTACAATTGGGGTAATAATTCCGGTTATGGTGGGGAAGGAGGATCTCATAATATCATCAACAATTATTACCGTTCAGGTCCGGCAACAAGGGTAGGAGAGGTCAACTACCGGATTTTTAGCCCCTGGCCTGACGATGGATCCAGTAGCCAACCGGCAGGGGTGTGGGGCGTTTTTCATCTGAGTGGAAATGTGATGAAGAATAGTCCGTTTGTTACTGCTGATAACTGGTTGGGATTTCAGCCGTATTATCTTGGTACAAAACCTCTGTCTGACCTTCAGTTATTTACTCCGTTTCCAATGGCTTATGTAACTACTCAATCTGCGGAAGATGCCTATCTCCGTGTAACATCTTATGCTGGAGCCAGTCTGAAGCGTGATGCGGTCGATTCCAGGATTATAAATAATGTATTGAATGGAACTATTTCCTGTAGTGCTGGAAGCAATGGGAGTACAGGTGGCCTGATCGATTCTCAGAGTGATGTGGGCGGATGGCCTGCCTATAACTTTAACCCTGAAGATGTACCTACTGATACGGATAAAGACGGTATGCCCGATAGTTGGGAAACTGCACATGGTCTTGATCCGAATAATCCGGCAGATGGGCCGTTAATCTCCTCCGGTGAAAGCTACACTAACGTTGAGGTATATCTTAATGAACTGGTAAAACAGATTACTGATTCTCAAATGGCAAATTCTTCTGGAATTGTAAATTCAACTGTAAATTCATTGAGGATTTATCCCAATCCGGTAACAGATGGGGATATTATCTGTATCGCATCGGACGCGCCAATACAACGGGTGCAGATTTTCTCAATTGAAGGTCTTAAAGTTATAGAAGTTAATATCCCGGAAAATGTATCTTCAATTCCAGCCCGGGGATTCAATGCCGGAGTTTATGTTATATTAGTCACTTTGCAAAACGGATTTATTATTCAGAAAATGGTAATCAAAGAGTAG
- a CDS encoding T9SS type A sorting domain-containing protein, with product MKTSILKIVIVVIYLTSLSLRAADVIYLGKYDDITTVIANKSSYLGKDVVVIIPQGYTNPLSTNFTSINTLAENTRITFRGDGTMPVLKLRRLNPPPNLAALTFEDLTISGAMSDPTQNYIINVASSTVLIDTIAFSNCNISTFRSLVRFQSTDTLVPQRVKNIFITNCKISNFADYGAIYNNKVGSYMDRIKVKNSTFYGFGLTVFYLQTNTGQLELSDCTFDNTMLLSSGANIRYLIDLGTSQKTPVTISNCIFGKSGNPSVCIRSSGTLNIDNSYITTDFYAADSMKISDITGAFTTYPGESTDIFTSPSSSTPGATFVNHGINYRIKDNSFAGANSAGDPRWYMNVIDPIPNSGFENWELVYADYGKFVMPKGWFVAGTAVQTSDTQSGRYALRLQNNISGLYYTDRSGLANTAPPAGGDWGAMCPAFEVSKRHTSLNGYYKFIPAITGDSCQFFVFMYKHGFLESPDPEYPLMGYAIKCKEPVSTWAPFSIDLDYFDDTSIPDSACIGIFAYKMYDISTGYHYEPLGNSILYVDNLSFDGFPATEVNNIRDRVKEITVYPNPSTTELYIEMQLADAHYTIRLYDTSGKFVKEVFCGNSGGRKQMKVDISNIPSGAYLLMITTDEGYCCRKIMVKK from the coding sequence ATGAAAACTTCTATTTTAAAGATAGTTATTGTGGTCATATATCTGACAAGTTTATCCTTAAGAGCGGCTGATGTGATATATCTGGGGAAATATGATGATATCACAACTGTAATTGCAAATAAGTCAAGCTATCTGGGAAAAGATGTAGTAGTAATTATTCCACAAGGTTACACTAATCCGTTATCAACCAATTTTACAAGCATCAATACACTGGCCGAAAATACCCGGATAACCTTCAGAGGGGATGGTACAATGCCTGTCTTGAAACTCAGACGGTTAAATCCTCCACCTAACCTGGCTGCACTGACATTTGAAGACCTGACAATTTCAGGGGCAATGAGTGATCCTACCCAAAATTACATCATTAATGTAGCCAGTTCTACTGTACTTATCGATACTATTGCATTTTCTAATTGTAATATCTCGACATTTCGCTCATTGGTCCGTTTTCAAAGTACAGATACGTTGGTACCTCAGAGGGTAAAAAATATTTTTATCACCAATTGTAAAATAAGCAACTTCGCTGATTATGGTGCCATTTATAATAATAAAGTGGGTAGTTATATGGATCGGATTAAAGTGAAGAACTCAACGTTTTATGGATTCGGATTAACTGTGTTTTATTTACAGACGAATACAGGACAGTTGGAGCTGTCAGATTGTACATTTGACAATACAATGTTATTATCTTCCGGAGCAAATATCAGATACCTGATTGATTTAGGTACATCACAGAAGACTCCCGTAACCATTTCAAATTGTATCTTCGGTAAATCGGGGAATCCTTCGGTTTGTATTCGTTCATCCGGAACATTGAATATTGATAATTCATATATCACAACTGACTTTTATGCTGCCGATTCTATGAAAATCTCTGATATAACAGGGGCTTTTACTACTTATCCGGGTGAATCAACGGATATTTTCACAAGTCCGTCTTCATCAACACCCGGAGCGACATTTGTAAATCATGGTATTAACTACAGGATAAAAGATAACAGTTTTGCCGGAGCTAATAGTGCTGGTGATCCCCGGTGGTATATGAATGTCATAGATCCGATTCCCAATTCAGGTTTTGAAAATTGGGAATTGGTATATGCCGATTACGGAAAATTTGTAATGCCTAAAGGTTGGTTTGTAGCTGGGACGGCAGTACAAACATCAGATACACAGTCGGGAAGGTATGCCTTAAGACTTCAAAATAATATTTCCGGCTTATATTACACAGACAGGTCTGGTTTAGCCAATACTGCTCCGCCAGCGGGAGGTGATTGGGGTGCAATGTGTCCGGCTTTTGAAGTGAGTAAAAGGCATACCTCATTGAATGGATATTATAAATTCATTCCTGCAATCACAGGTGATTCCTGCCAGTTTTTTGTCTTCATGTATAAACATGGATTTTTAGAATCACCTGATCCTGAATATCCCTTAATGGGTTACGCTATTAAATGCAAAGAACCTGTTTCAACCTGGGCTCCTTTCTCTATTGATTTAGATTATTTTGATGATACTTCGATTCCTGATAGTGCATGTATTGGGATATTTGCTTATAAAATGTATGACATAAGTACTGGTTATCACTATGAACCTTTGGGTAACTCAATACTATATGTCGATAACTTATCATTTGATGGTTTCCCGGCGACTGAGGTAAATAACATCAGGGATAGGGTGAAAGAGATTACTGTTTATCCAAATCCGTCAACCACAGAATTGTACATTGAAATGCAATTGGCTGATGCACACTATACAATAAGATTGTATGATACCTCCGGCAAGTTTGTCAAAGAAGTGTTTTGTGGCAACAGTGGAGGCAGAAAACAAATGAAAGTAGATATCAGCAATATTCCATCAGGTGCTTATTTACTAATGATTACCACTGATGAAGGGTATTGTTGCAGGAAAATCATGGTGAAAAAGTAG
- a CDS encoding leucine-rich repeat domain-containing protein: MKKLFLILCFVLLAAIANGAVSKSVNVTTVGTLNTLLTSTEKATVTDLTVTGTIDARDFKFMRDNMTMLTNLNISSINITSYSGDAGPSYSSSFPANQISEYAFYEKTSLKTIKLPASITSIGQFAFYQSGLTGSLTLPGNLKSIGYLAFYECPGLTGTIIIPKSVNQIDAVPFGLCSGITAFIVEDGNNYFTATNGVLFNKNQTLLILYPCGKTGNYEIPGTVNIIGKNSFAWCAGLTGSLIIPNSVTRIEDLAFNYCTGLSGILSIPNSVTYIGSYAFQYCEGLIGKITIPGSVTNLEDYSFSGCKSFTGDLIIPESVSTVGWYTFYDCPGLDGKVQFSETVTTIPYTVCDQCPSIKEVILPKCTKYISGMSFSGCIGLQKIKSANPLPPSIKSSSFEQVNKSTCQLIVPIGARTAYQAAPYWSEFTNITEQDLSAGITTTKTDICKVYSSNGQNIIENATNESIEVFTLSGVLVKTINNREIIKTINLPKGTYIVKVGNNYQKVECVK; this comes from the coding sequence ATGAAAAAACTATTCCTTATCCTCTGTTTTGTTCTATTGGCTGCAATTGCTAACGGAGCTGTTTCAAAAAGCGTGAACGTGACCACAGTCGGCACCCTCAATACTTTGTTAACCTCAACTGAAAAAGCAACAGTAACCGATCTCACAGTAACCGGGACAATTGATGCTCGGGATTTTAAATTTATGAGGGATAATATGACGATGCTTACGAATCTGAATATTAGTTCGATAAATATCACTTCCTATTCAGGTGATGCCGGCCCCTCTTACTCTTCATCTTTCCCGGCAAATCAAATTTCTGAATATGCCTTTTACGAAAAGACTTCACTCAAAACAATCAAACTCCCTGCTTCAATAACATCAATCGGACAATTCGCTTTTTATCAATCCGGACTAACAGGTAGTCTCACTCTACCCGGCAATCTCAAATCTATCGGATATCTTGCCTTTTACGAATGTCCCGGTTTGACCGGCACTATCATTATCCCTAAATCTGTTAATCAAATCGATGCCGTTCCTTTCGGATTATGTAGTGGTATTACAGCATTCATTGTAGAAGATGGAAATAACTATTTCACTGCAACAAACGGAGTTCTCTTCAACAAAAATCAAACTCTGCTCATTCTGTATCCTTGTGGCAAAACAGGAAATTACGAGATTCCGGGAACGGTAAATATCATCGGAAAAAATTCATTTGCCTGGTGTGCTGGTCTGACCGGCAGCCTGATTATTCCCAATTCTGTAACCCGAATTGAAGATTTGGCGTTTAATTACTGTACAGGATTAAGTGGAATTTTGTCTATTCCCAATTCAGTCACCTATATCGGGAGCTATGCATTTCAGTATTGTGAGGGACTTATCGGTAAAATTACTATTCCCGGTTCGGTAACCAACTTAGAAGATTATTCCTTTTCAGGATGTAAAAGCTTTACCGGTGATTTAATTATTCCAGAGTCTGTTTCAACTGTCGGATGGTACACATTCTATGATTGCCCCGGACTGGATGGGAAGGTTCAATTTTCTGAAACTGTTACGACAATACCATACACTGTATGCGACCAATGTCCGTCCATTAAAGAGGTGATTCTTCCCAAATGCACTAAATATATTTCAGGCATGTCTTTTAGCGGTTGCATAGGTTTGCAGAAAATCAAGTCGGCAAATCCTTTACCTCCATCAATCAAAAGCTCGAGTTTTGAACAGGTAAACAAATCCACTTGCCAACTGATTGTTCCCATAGGTGCAAGGACAGCTTATCAGGCAGCACCTTACTGGTCAGAATTTACCAATATCACGGAACAGGACTTATCCGCCGGTATAACTACAACCAAAACTGATATCTGCAAAGTTTATAGCTCAAATGGTCAAAACATTATCGAAAATGCGACGAATGAGTCCATTGAGGTTTTCACTCTTTCCGGAGTTTTGGTCAAAACAATTAATAACCGGGAAATAATCAAAACAATCAACCTACCTAAAGGGACTTATATTGTAAAAGTCGGAAATAATTATCAGAAAGTGGAATGTGTAAAATGA